A DNA window from Rossellomorea marisflavi contains the following coding sequences:
- the rplI gene encoding 50S ribosomal protein L9, with amino-acid sequence MKVIFLKDVKGKGKKGEVKNVADGYAHNFLLKKGLAVEASNANISQLEGQKNKEKQIAQEELEEAKKLKAAMEELQVELKAKSGEGGRLFGSITSKQIADALKKQHDIKVDKRKIEMNDAIRALGFTNVPVKLHTEVSATLKVHVTEE; translated from the coding sequence AAAAAGGCGAAGTGAAAAACGTGGCTGATGGCTACGCACATAACTTCCTTCTCAAAAAAGGCCTGGCTGTAGAAGCAAGCAACGCCAACATCAGCCAGCTTGAGGGTCAAAAGAACAAAGAAAAGCAAATCGCACAGGAAGAACTGGAAGAAGCGAAAAAGCTGAAGGCAGCCATGGAAGAGCTTCAGGTCGAACTGAAAGCGAAATCCGGTGAAGGCGGCCGTTTGTTCGGTTCCATCACGAGCAAGCAGATTGCCGATGCCCTTAAAAAGCAGCATGACATTAAAGTTGACAAGCGCAAAATCGAGATGAACGACGCGATCCGCGCACTCGGCTTCACAAACGTACCGGTCAAGCTCCATACTGAAGTGTCAGCTACCCTTAAGGTCCACGTCACAGAAGAGTAA